One Brachybacterium aquaticum genomic region harbors:
- a CDS encoding putative quinol monooxygenase: MILINVKFPVKPEYADRWPEIAEEFTEATLAEPGNKWFEWSRSVKEPNTYVLIEAFTDEGAGPHVNSDHFKKMQDEFPQYLAAQPQIISQQVDVEDWAPMGEVTVD; encoded by the coding sequence ATGATCCTGATCAACGTGAAGTTCCCCGTGAAGCCCGAGTACGCCGACCGCTGGCCCGAGATCGCCGAGGAGTTCACCGAGGCGACGCTCGCGGAGCCCGGCAACAAGTGGTTCGAGTGGTCGCGCTCGGTCAAGGAGCCGAACACCTACGTGCTCATCGAGGCGTTCACCGACGAGGGCGCCGGCCCCCACGTGAACTCCGACCACTTCAAGAAGATGCAGGACGAGTTCCCGCAGTACCTCGCCGCCCAGCCGCAGATCATCTCCCAGCAGGTCGACGTCGAGGACTGGGCCCCGATGGGCGAGGTCACCGTCGACTGA
- a CDS encoding IclR family transcriptional regulator — MTSTKDSDVRVGESGQPGQPGQIGRAIAVLEAVAEHGSSTARGIADATGIPLPTVYRLAQELIRAGYLVHLRGEKRFALGYGLHRLAVGLHQDLGVPRAVREEIHAMHRDLGMASYLAIHRGSDFVVVHVVDSPKAPRLSPLTFGFHESPHATAFGKAGLASLLPEEQEEYLGAGPLRAHTDRTLTDPVALRAQLVEIAERGIAWEHQEFVPGTSCLAATIKADDGMLVGTVAVSAPVAAYEGRMRHVEDRVRACASRAGRAYRGGPQQH, encoded by the coding sequence ATGACCTCGACGAAGGATTCGGACGTCCGGGTGGGGGAGAGCGGCCAGCCCGGTCAGCCCGGACAGATCGGCCGGGCGATCGCGGTGCTGGAGGCGGTGGCCGAACACGGCAGCAGCACCGCCCGCGGCATCGCCGACGCGACCGGGATCCCGCTGCCCACGGTCTACCGTCTCGCTCAGGAACTGATCCGCGCCGGCTATCTCGTGCACCTGCGCGGGGAGAAGCGCTTCGCGCTCGGGTACGGGCTCCACCGCCTCGCCGTCGGCCTCCACCAGGACCTCGGGGTGCCGCGTGCCGTGCGCGAGGAGATCCATGCGATGCACCGCGACCTCGGCATGGCCTCGTACCTCGCGATCCACCGCGGCAGCGACTTCGTGGTGGTGCACGTGGTCGACTCCCCGAAGGCGCCCCGGCTCTCGCCGCTGACGTTCGGCTTCCACGAGAGCCCGCACGCGACCGCGTTCGGCAAGGCTGGGCTGGCCTCGCTGCTGCCCGAGGAGCAGGAGGAGTACCTCGGCGCAGGTCCGCTGCGCGCCCACACCGACCGCACCCTCACCGATCCCGTCGCCCTGCGTGCGCAGCTCGTCGAGATCGCCGAGCGGGGGATCGCCTGGGAGCACCAGGAGTTCGTGCCGGGCACCAGCTGTCTGGCCGCGACCATCAAGGCCGACGACGGGATGCTGGTGGGCACCGTCGCGGTCTCCGCGCCGGTCGCCGCCTATGAGGGCCGGATGCGGCACGTCGAGGACCGTGTGCGCGCCTGCGCCTCCCGTGCCGGCCGCGCCTACCGCGGCGGTCCCCAGCAGCACTGA